Part of the Onthophagus taurus isolate NC chromosome 11, IU_Otau_3.0, whole genome shotgun sequence genome is shown below.
tttttatccttttttttctaaaaataaaataaattttaacaatgtagggaaataggtatgtagcagttggtaacaccgtaacacttgaaaatagaaatttgaattgacaattagaaactgtcaaaacacaaaatgaattcacctgacaaaaatgtttcagttgtacacctcccaaagtaagagaaattgctcagagttcaatatcctcatcattgtggaccttgtattcgatgctaagaacgtgtttaaacatccatagacaaacattgtcacattgacagcTAGAAAAagtaatgacccaatgtcaccaacttgaactggttccataaaatgttactaaaatctcattacagcatcggatgctgtaaggagtctcattacagcatcggatgctgtaaggagtctcattacagcacccgtttgggtactgttatagctttcattatcatcgcgaattacaaaatgGTATATTAagaaacaagtttcgtaagacacgcttgaaatgcacgaattcaagttgaaaaacgagtggcgaagccacgagttttttaatgaatgagtgctttaagtcttatgaaacgtgttttttatactattttttgtaattcgcgtttttatcctttttttttctcaaaaataaaataaattttgacaatgttgggaaataggtatgtagcagttggtaacaccgtaacacttgaatatagaaatttgaattgacaattagaagctgtcaaaatacaaaatgtatttacctgagaaaaatgtttcatgtacacctcccaaaataagagaaattgctcagtgtTCAATGTCCTTATTATTGTGGACCtggtattcgatgctaagaaggtgtttaaacatccatagacaaaaattgtcacattgacaactagaaaaaaaatggataaaaacgcgaattacaaaaaatagcataaaaaacttggcttcgccactcgtttttcaacttgaattcgtgcatttcaaacgtgtcttatgaaacttgttttttaatatactattgtcTGCCGCTAAATGCACAGTTTACTAGATAGTAGCACAAAGTGTCACTTTACTGCCGCAAATGGATAGCATAAAGTATGGTTTTGCTGCCGGTTGGcgataatagttatttatattacaagtgggctagaaagataattactgtacgaatatggagaattgcacgacgaggtcgtaggccgagtcgtgtaatcacacgaatactgtaattatgctctagcccacgtgtgatatacagcattttatctacgactgctaaaaattactaaaaaatcaatttctttaaaaaagtctatttgatatctataaaaattttgaaattcaatCGGTTCATCTCGAGATTCGTatgagaaaatatttttttgtggaaTTGTTGATTCAAAATTAGCTTCAATGTCAATTTCGGCAGCCAGTTTTCTTGCATCAATTATACTTTCATTGAAAGACTTGTTCGATCGAAGATCCTTGAagaattttttgcaattttgtaAGAGGTCAAGTGCAGATGCTAGAtcgaaatattttgtttgcaTTAGTTTGCTTATAGGATTAATGCAGTTTAAGATTTTGTACCAAACAGCTATCGAACACAACaacttaaattgtttaatacaatttaataatcccGAAGCTTCGTCTCTTATTAAATTGTCAATATCTTGATTTTCATGAATGCTTAGTAAAGCGTCGTATACTTCTCCTATTTGATCTCGTAAAGGCTTTAAGGCCTCTATCCTATTCTCCCATCAAGTGGCACTCAATGGTTTCAAGGTTAATCCTTTAATATGTTTCAAAAGTATTGCCCACCGAAACGTAGAtgatgaaaaaagaaatatagtTTCTGGAttatattgaagaaattaGCGGCTACCGAAGAAGCTTTTGGCATATCATTAACCACTAGATTCAGAGAATGACTGGCACACGGAACGTAAAATGCTCGTgaatttaaattcttaattttagattGCACTCCAGCTTTATCGCCTTTCATATTAGATCCATTATCATATCCCTGTCCTCTAATATCTTGCAAGTTTAAACCCATATTAGTAAGTTCTTCAATTATGATTTCAGTCATTTGTTTTCCTGTGGACCTTTCAATTGGAAGGAAACCCAAAAAACTTCCATTCACTTTTATTTCTGCGTCGTTGAAATCAGATTTATTGACTGTAACATATCGGATTATAAGAGTCATTTGCTTCACCTTACTTACGTCAGGGGTGCAATCTAAAATTATAGAATAGTATTTggccttttttatttcattaataatataagACTTCACATTTTGATGCAACAAGTCTATTATCTcgttttctatatttttaccGAGATAGTGGGCTTTCGTCTCCTCTTTTTTCACCACCCTTCGCACATCTTCTTCCATAATGGGATCAAATTCAGACAGTAGTTCAACTACTTTTAGGAAGTTATCATTATTATGCTCAAATAGTTTATCGCTTGTACCTTGAAAAGCCAGACAACTTTTACCAAGCATTTTAATGATTCTTTCGATTCTTAGAAGCACTTCATACCAATGGTTTGTATCAGCATTAATAATTCTTGGAGCAGTTGCATCTATAGGTTTCCAACACTTTAGTCTTTGACTCAGTTCCAGCCATGATTTGTGAGCttcaatatgattttttgaaacttcgtgttcttttaacgtttcaacgATATGCTTCTAACTTTTAAAGCCGTCTTTTGAAAGAGAACTGATCACACAGCCGAAAATTTTACAGCAAAAGCAATAAATACAGTTTTTTGAAATAGAGTATACTAGCCAGTCTCTTACAACATGCTCTCCATTGGTTAATATGCGTCTGTAATAAGTTGCACTAAATTTTCGACCAGTGTCATCAGGAGGAAAGTTGTGATTGTATAATAGCCTAGGTGGTGCTTGCCTAACCAAAAATGTTCTATCGACATCTCCTAAAATTCTTGGCCACAACGCTGGATCTGTACTTAACGGTTGTACAGCGCTTTCCGTATGCGACAGGTTGGTGTCGATTTTTGTAGTTTCATTTGGTAGCAGAGTGGTACCAGATCCAGTTGCTGTAGAAATATCGTCCATTTGTTGGTCATCATTAGTCTTTCGTGATTCCGTGTTTTCTGCTACTTCCGGATTTAATGTTGGACACTCTGAGTTGTCATTTGTTTCGGGAGTTCTAGATGTTCtctgtaaataattttttaacgcGCCAGCTTGTTTTTGTATTTGGACCTCTTTTTCCAGCCTTCGTTGTTTGTATTGGTGACCCGATAATTTCTTTTGTCTCTCAGACATTCTGAAACAGGTAGTATCTCAAATAAAACaactgaaaatataaaataaaagcaagGTGGTGATGTGGGAACGAAGTTCTTTATACTTTTCGATATTGCTGATGATTTTATTACCCGCATAAGCAGAGCAAAAGTAATTATTACCCCAAAAAAGTACCTGTATTATTTATGACAGTCGAGTCGTTCGAGACTAGCAAAGTACAGagacaaattttgtttttttttaattgttaggtatttaacttcttaaattttatattatatgttGATTCAACATTTGTGTATAGATTGACCACATCGAAGGATACCagtgtattattattaggtgaaatatgttttaagtttttgatgATTTGTAATGAGTTTTTCAGGGAGTGTATTGGTTTATAgtcaatttgtttaaaaatgccTTGAAATGTTCGAAATCGATAAACTTAAGCATAATGATAACTGTAGTATGCTGTGCACACGACATGTAGAAAATCAAGATCGTGTTgcaaaacaaaatcattttttgttatttatcattcattcaaattattaaaaaacacacGTGTACGGtgcatatattatttattaaaatattaatttaaccaaacttatttatttatattgtggCCTGAGTTCTCATCTCCCGTTACACACAACACtaaacacaaaattattaCTAAGTTTGGATGTGCGTAAGCTATCAATCGCTAAAAAAGAATTCGAACAAATGGTCGCTATGGGCATCTGTCGACCATCTTCTTCATCTACGGCATCGCCTCTTCACATGGTACCTAAAAAAGATTCTGATGACTGGAGACCATGTGGAGATTACCGCCAATTGAACAACGTTACTGTGCCAGATCGCTATCCGCTACCTCATATACATGATTTCAACATTCAGTTGCACAGATGCAAAATCTTTTCTAAAATCGACTTGGTCAGAGCGTATCAGCAGATACCCGTAGATGAAGAGGACATACCAAAGACAGCTATAACAACCCCTTTCGGTCTTTTCGAATTCGTTCGCATGCCTTTTGGCCTTCGAAATGCAGCGCAAACATTTCAAAGGTTCATCAATGAAGTACTTTCAGGACTAACcttcatttttgtatatatagaCGACACTCTTGTAGCAAGTCGAAATGAAGAAGAACACATActtcatttaaaacaattatttcacAGATTAACTTCCTACAATATCAATATCCAATCGAAAAAATGCATTTTCGGTGTTAAATCATTGGATTTTCTTAATCATCATGTTTCATCCGATGGCATTCGACCATCGCAATCAAGAATCACAGCCATAACACATTTTCCAAAGCCAACGACTCTAAAAGAGTTACAAAGATTTTTGGGAATGTTAAACTTCTACCATAGATTCTTACctaacatttcaaatattcttgatCCCTTATACACACTTTCAAAATTACTTCactatcaaaaacaaaaaacaatttcatcaaCTTCTTGGACTCTGCAACACGACAACGCTTTTTCTTCAGCCAAAAATCTTCTATCAAAATCTATCTTTCTAGGACATCCCTCTTCGCATGCTATCCTATCATTGTCAACTGATGCATCTAACACAGGTAAGGGAGCTGTTTTAACGCAAACCGTCAATGGAAGGTCTCAACCATTAGCgttcttttccaaaaaatttaattcatgcCAAACCAAATATTCCACTTTTGATAGAGAACATTTAGCGATCTACTCTGctatcaaatttttcaaacattcgttacatggaaataaatttacagTATATACAGATCAAAAACCCATTGTCGCATCAATTTTTTCGTCCACAGACAAAACTCCTCGACAAACCCGATATCTAAGTTATATTGCACAATTTACTTCAGATATCAAATACATCAgaggaaattcaaatattgttgcAGATACTCTATACAGAACAAACATCGGATCTCTAAATTCATCTTATCCAGATTTTCTAGCCCTTAGCAACGCTCAACTTGCTGACACAGAATTGGAAAACTTACTAAATAAGCAATTTTCCAATAATCCTTCAAAATCTTATCGTTTAACACACCAAACACCATCACAATCCGATATCAAACTGTGGTGTGAAACCACTTCATCATCTGCAAGAATTTATATTTCGCAACAGTTCAGACAAgcaatttttgacaaaattcATAGCTTATCTCATCCCGGAATACGTTCCACCATTCATGCAATCAAAACAAGATTCTTTTGGCCACACATGTCAAAGCAAATTCATGTTTGGACTAAAACCTGCTTAAAATGTCAACAagcaaaaattcaaaaacatacaaaatcgtcaatcatcaacatcaaaattcctaaaattagatttgatcATATACATATCGACTTGATTGGACCACTCACTCCGTCCCTAGGTTGTACTTATGTACTTACAGTTATCGAGCGCTTCACTCCATGGCCAGAAGCTTTTCCGCTGAAAGATATCACATCTTCTACTATAGCAAACACACTCTTCCGGCATTATTTTAGTCGATTTGGTATACCTACCACAATAACACATGATCAGGGACGGCAATTCGAATCAAacctcttttcaaaatttaacacaTTACTTGGCACACGACAAATACATACATCATCTTTCCATCCCCAAGCAAATGGAATGTTAGAACGATTTCATCGATCATTGAAGGCAGCTATCATCGCTAAAGGAGACTCTACTGGATGGGACAACAATCTACCCCTCATCCTACTAGGATTAAGAACATCACTTAAGGAAGATCTAGGTTGCTCCTCAGCAGAACTGCTTTACGGGCAACCACTAAGACTTCCTGGAGAGTTCTTCATACCTACTAATCCATCTATTGACTATGAGCCTTTCCTCTCCAGTTTAagacactttttcaaaattaaaaccagtAAATACGTCTTTTCACTCTATTCAAAAACCTTTTATTCATAAAGACTTGCACAaatcaaatttcgttttcattAGAATTGAAGATTTTGAAACCGTTGTTATCTCCGCGACACGAAGGACCTTTCAAAGTTCTGACATGATATTGAACATTATCATACAATAATAACTATCTTACTTTAAATGATCAACTCGAAAACTATTATAAACCACGCCTTTTTGAAAacataatttcattttaaaattattttactgtGATATTGTTATTCCTTTTTGTAACcggttttaaatttagttcgATGTTGATTTAACAGTCGTTTTTGGAGTTCAATTGTGTACGGTGTTGTGTTTTCCTGGTTTAGAATAGTTATTTTCgtgtttcttttaaataatgttttattttaacgtagaaatttgtttgttcagcgtgatttttttaactatttgaCTGTAAGTTGAGATACATTTATGcagttttattgtttttatatattttttaagatcatTATAGTTATTATATCCTTTTGTAGatttggctgatgatgacATCATAATATGTCGAAACTAGTACTAAGTacataaacttaattaataaaaaactttagaGGTCAAGAGGCCtacttattattacttatttcaTTTCAACATATATTATACCTCTAATATAATGGatcttttataatattttaaaagttgaatatTTGAAgcaatatctttaattttatcaaactcTAATTGTTCCTGATCAGACCATTTAAAATCCACATTATTGTGCGTTAATTgtctcaaaataaataaatccaaCAACAGATTCGTTTACCGATATCTCTCTTGATggaacaaaaatgttcttTGAATTGTTTGTCCAAATAATCTAAATAGTAACTGACTTCTGAGTTCGAGCCCTAAGAGTTTGGTCATTTGGATCGTTTTCATGCAAGTGGAGCATcccaaaaatttgtaaaaatcgtTCTCTTCTAAATAtgctaaacaaaaaaaaggtattttgGCATTAAA
Proteins encoded:
- the LOC139432047 gene encoding zinc finger MYM-type protein 1-like produces the protein MSERQKKLSGHQYKQRRLEKEVQIQKQAGALKNYLQRTSRTPETNDNSECPTLNPEVAENTESRKTNDDQQMDDISTATGSGTTLLPNETTKIDTNLSHTESAVQPLSTDPALWPRILGDVDRTFLVRQAPPRLLYNHNFPPDDTGRKFSATYYRRILTNGEHVKHIVETLKEHEVSKNHIEAHKSWLELSQRLKCWKPIDATAPRIINADTNHWYEVLLRIERIIKMLGKSCLAFQGTSDKLFEHNNDNFLKVVELLSEFDPIMEEDVRRVVKKEETKAHYLGKNIENEIIDLLHQNVKSYIINEIKKAKYYSIILDCTPDVSKVKQMTLIIRYVTVNKSDFNDAEIKVNGSFLGFLPIERSTGKQMTEIIIEELTNMGLNLQDIRGQGYDNGSNMKGDKAGVQSKIKNLNSRAFYVPCASHSLNLVVNDMPKASSVAANFFNIIQKLYFFFHHLRFGGQYF